The Tepidisphaeraceae bacterium genome includes a window with the following:
- a CDS encoding VWA domain-containing protein has translation MTRLLEILLGLDPGFLGRQGSLRLQFNPRWPLQDVLGASLWNVVLIALAAALVVYVYRREGRSQRVRVTLGIVRGCVLLLAIAMLNRPVLTLVQTRVEPSVLAVLVDDSLSMKITDAGGDTSSPTSRLAAVVSLLSTGDRPLISSLAEKHDLRLYRFSRTAEPITELSAGTVSGKRDLESLDTSTATAALQSLQPQGQNTALTSAVSAVLQDLQGQRIAGVVLLTDGRENPAQPPAAMAALKAFGVKVYPVAVGSDDAPVNVQVQSVSVQDVAFKGDFVNVRATVVASGGTGERQVTVALRDRKTGQPIINAEGGNVEQIAVLQPGQPQELELQFKPEVVGPLDLEIVAIPTPGEVDDVDNVRFAQLSVLDAKIALLYVDGYPRWEYRYIKNEMMRDATVEISCLLTSADPNFAQEGDRPITRFPETIEELMEYDVVLFGDVDSRQFTDAQLALVSEFVSRKGGGFGMVAGPRMAPQSFRNTPIEALLPVNIARVQTEVGGPIAEGFRPSLTRDGEQSGIYRFFTDKERNEQFLRDEWQPVYWYSRGITAKPGVGEVYAEHPVDTGPDGRKTPVMVLGRYGAGRTMFSAIDDSWRWRYYTGESVFDTYWIQQVRYLARGRKLGQRRLTFATLQPTYDLGEQVRLSLRVLDPTLPAQLPDQIRVDITDSDGRPVRQETMIRQPGQSDAYTASFTADRMGAFTARVAPVVGGVDAMTVPLEIITPRLELAEPQVDRAALSRLASETMGESVDFTAAQEKLPQIIPSAAKIIPVRSGAPLWDAPLALALFVGLITLEWVLRKLNGMV, from the coding sequence ATGACCCGCCTGCTCGAAATTCTCCTCGGCCTCGACCCCGGCTTCCTCGGTCGCCAGGGGAGCCTGCGCCTGCAGTTCAACCCGCGCTGGCCGCTACAGGATGTGTTGGGGGCGTCACTGTGGAACGTCGTGCTGATCGCGTTGGCCGCGGCGCTGGTGGTGTACGTGTATCGGCGCGAAGGGCGATCGCAGCGGGTCCGCGTGACGCTGGGCATCGTTCGTGGCTGCGTGCTGCTGCTGGCAATCGCGATGCTGAACCGGCCGGTGCTGACGCTCGTGCAGACGCGCGTCGAACCGTCCGTGCTGGCGGTGTTAGTCGACGACAGCCTCAGCATGAAGATCACCGATGCCGGCGGCGACACCAGTTCCCCCACCAGCCGCCTGGCGGCGGTGGTCAGCTTGCTGAGCACGGGCGACCGCCCCCTGATTAGCTCGCTTGCGGAAAAACATGACCTGCGATTATATCGTTTCTCCAGAACTGCAGAACCCATCACTGAACTGTCGGCCGGCACGGTATCTGGCAAACGCGATCTGGAATCGCTGGACACGTCAACCGCGACCGCCGCGCTTCAGTCGCTGCAACCGCAGGGCCAGAACACCGCCCTCACGTCCGCCGTGTCCGCGGTGCTGCAGGACCTGCAGGGCCAGCGCATCGCCGGTGTCGTGCTGCTGACCGATGGCCGCGAGAACCCCGCCCAACCACCGGCCGCCATGGCGGCGCTGAAGGCGTTCGGCGTGAAGGTGTACCCGGTCGCGGTGGGGTCGGACGACGCGCCGGTGAACGTGCAAGTGCAATCCGTATCCGTTCAGGATGTGGCGTTCAAGGGCGACTTCGTTAACGTGCGCGCGACGGTGGTCGCATCCGGTGGCACCGGCGAGCGCCAGGTGACCGTTGCCCTGCGCGACCGTAAGACCGGCCAGCCGATCATCAACGCCGAGGGCGGCAACGTCGAGCAGATCGCCGTGCTGCAGCCCGGCCAGCCGCAGGAACTGGAACTGCAGTTCAAGCCCGAGGTCGTCGGCCCGCTGGACCTGGAAATCGTCGCCATCCCCACGCCCGGCGAGGTGGACGACGTCGACAACGTGCGCTTCGCGCAGCTATCGGTGCTGGACGCCAAGATCGCGCTTCTCTACGTCGACGGCTACCCGCGGTGGGAATACCGCTACATCAAGAACGAGATGATGCGCGACGCCACCGTCGAGATCTCGTGCCTGCTGACCAGCGCCGATCCCAACTTCGCCCAAGAGGGCGACCGCCCGATCACGCGCTTCCCGGAGACGATCGAAGAGCTGATGGAGTACGATGTCGTGCTGTTCGGCGACGTCGATTCGCGGCAGTTCACCGATGCGCAGTTGGCGCTGGTGTCAGAGTTCGTCAGCCGCAAGGGCGGGGGCTTTGGCATGGTGGCCGGGCCGCGGATGGCGCCGCAATCGTTCCGCAACACGCCGATCGAAGCGCTGCTGCCGGTCAACATCGCGCGCGTGCAGACCGAGGTCGGCGGACCGATCGCCGAGGGGTTCCGGCCGTCGCTCACGCGCGACGGGGAGCAGTCGGGCATTTACCGCTTCTTCACCGACAAAGAGCGCAACGAGCAGTTCCTGCGCGACGAGTGGCAACCGGTCTACTGGTACAGCCGTGGCATCACCGCCAAGCCGGGCGTGGGCGAGGTGTACGCCGAGCATCCGGTGGATACCGGGCCCGACGGTCGCAAGACGCCGGTCATGGTGCTCGGCCGGTACGGCGCGGGCCGCACGATGTTCAGCGCGATCGACGACTCGTGGCGGTGGCGTTATTACACCGGCGAGAGCGTCTTCGACACCTACTGGATCCAGCAGGTGCGCTACCTCGCCCGCGGCCGTAAGCTGGGCCAGCGCCGGCTGACATTCGCGACGCTGCAACCCACCTACGACCTCGGCGAACAAGTACGGCTGAGCCTGCGGGTGCTCGATCCAACGCTGCCCGCGCAACTGCCCGATCAGATCCGCGTCGACATCACCGATAGCGACGGCCGCCCCGTGCGCCAGGAGACGATGATCCGTCAGCCCGGCCAGTCCGATGCCTACACCGCCTCGTTCACCGCCGACCGCATGGGTGCCTTCACCGCTCGCGTGGCCCCGGTTGTCGGCGGGGTGGATGCGATGACGGTGCCACTGGAGATCATCACGCCGCGCCTGGAACTGGCCGAGCCGCAGGTCGACCGTGCCGCACTGTCGCGTCTGGCATCGGAGACGATGGGCGAGTCGGTCGATTTCACCGCCGCTCAGGAAAAGCTGCCGCAGATCATCCCCAGCGCGGCTAAGATCATTCCGGTGCGGTCCGGTGCGCCCCTGTGGGACGCGCCGCTGGCGCTGGCGCTGTTCGTCGGGCTGATCACGCTCGAGTGGGTGCTGAGAAAGTTGAACGGGATGGTTTAG